The Artemia franciscana chromosome 11, ASM3288406v1, whole genome shotgun sequence genome has a segment encoding these proteins:
- the LOC136032988 gene encoding protein lifeguard 1-like isoform X4, producing MSDYNSFGEDERGGSSFSFSDASIRKGFIRKVFAILMCQLLVSLGFISLFVYNEGVRQWTLRNSYLVWVAFAIVMVTMLTLACCDGMRRKFPWNFILLGLFTVAESFMLGTVSATYKADEVVLAVGICAAVCLALTIFAMQTKVDFTALGGILLCCTVVLFIFGIVAIFIPGNTVRLVYASLGALLFSVYLVFDVQLMMGGKHKYSISPEEYIFAALNLYVDIVNIFMFILSIIGNSRN from the exons ATGAGTGACTACAACAGTTTTGGTGAAGACGAAAGAGGAGGCTCCTCTTTCAGTTTTTCTGATGCTTCTATCAGAAAAGGATTTATCAG GAAGGTGTTTGCAATTCTTATGTGTCAACTTCTTGTTTCCCTTGGCTTTATCTCATTGTTTGTATACAATGAAGGAGTGAGACAGTGGACGTTAAGGAATTCATACTTAGTTTGGGTAGCCTTTGCGATAGTCATGGTGACCATGCTTACTTTGGCTTGCTGTGACGGAATGAGGAGAAAGTTTCCCTGGAATTTCATCCTACTTGGATTGTTCACTGTGGCTGAAAGCTTCATGCTTGGTACCGTTAGTGCTACTTATAAG gctgatGAAGTGGTTCTTGCTGTCGGAATATGTGCCGCCGTTTGCTTAGCCCTGACAATCTTTGCAATGCAAACAAAAGTGGACTTCACGGCACTTGGTGGAATTCTCCTCTGCTGCACCGTAGTTCTTTTCATTTTCGGCATTGTTGCTATCTTCATCCCTGGCAACACTGTTCGCTTGGTTTACGCTTCACTTGGGGCGTTACTTTTTTCGGTTTACCTTGTTTTTGATGTTCAGTTAATGATGGGAggaaaacataaatattcaaTCTCGCCGGAAGAATACATTTTTGCCGCTTTGAATCTCTATGTTGACATCGTGAATATTTTCATGTTCATTCTTTCTATTATTGGTAATTCGAGGAATTag
- the LOC136032988 gene encoding protein lifeguard 1-like isoform X3, giving the protein MANYGWKLNDGANPPPYNPHQQQQYPVQAAFPAQGIPPIPVPRIPTNMSDYNSFGEDERGGSSFSFSDASIRKGFIRKVFAILMCQLLVSLGFISLFVYNEGVRQWTLRNSYLVWVAFAIVMVTMLTLACCDGMRRKFPWNFILLGLFTVAESFMLGTVSATYKADEVVLAVGICAAVCLALTIFAMQTKVDFTALGGILLCCTVVLFIFGIVAIFIPGNTVRLVYASLGALLFSVYLVFDVQLMMGGKHKYSISPEEYIFAALNLYVDIVNIFMFILSIIGNSRN; this is encoded by the exons ATGGCCAATTATGGTTGGAAATTAAATGATG GCGCTAATCCACCACCTTATAATCCTCACCAGCAGCAACAATATCCAGTGCAAGCAGCTTTTCCTGCTCAAGGAATTCCCCCTATCCCTGTTCCAAGGATTCCTACTAACATGAGTGACTACAACAGTTTTGGTGAAGACGAAAGAGGAGGCTCCTCTTTCAGTTTTTCTGATGCTTCTATCAGAAAAGGATTTATCAG GAAGGTGTTTGCAATTCTTATGTGTCAACTTCTTGTTTCCCTTGGCTTTATCTCATTGTTTGTATACAATGAAGGAGTGAGACAGTGGACGTTAAGGAATTCATACTTAGTTTGGGTAGCCTTTGCGATAGTCATGGTGACCATGCTTACTTTGGCTTGCTGTGACGGAATGAGGAGAAAGTTTCCCTGGAATTTCATCCTACTTGGATTGTTCACTGTGGCTGAAAGCTTCATGCTTGGTACCGTTAGTGCTACTTATAAG gctgatGAAGTGGTTCTTGCTGTCGGAATATGTGCCGCCGTTTGCTTAGCCCTGACAATCTTTGCAATGCAAACAAAAGTGGACTTCACGGCACTTGGTGGAATTCTCCTCTGCTGCACCGTAGTTCTTTTCATTTTCGGCATTGTTGCTATCTTCATCCCTGGCAACACTGTTCGCTTGGTTTACGCTTCACTTGGGGCGTTACTTTTTTCGGTTTACCTTGTTTTTGATGTTCAGTTAATGATGGGAggaaaacataaatattcaaTCTCGCCGGAAGAATACATTTTTGCCGCTTTGAATCTCTATGTTGACATCGTGAATATTTTCATGTTCATTCTTTCTATTATTGGTAATTCGAGGAATTag
- the LOC136032988 gene encoding protein lifeguard 1-like isoform X2, producing the protein MANYGWKLNDGNRNFAYPFLGANPPPYNPHQQQQYPVQAAFPAQGIPPIPVPRIPTNMSDYNSFGEDERGGSSFSFSDASIRKGFIRKVFAILMCQLLVSLGFISLFVYNEGVRQWTLRNSYLVWVAFAIVMVTMLTLACCDGMRRKFPWNFILLGLFTVAESFMLGTVSATYKADEVVLAVGICAAVCLALTIFAMQTKVDFTALGGILLCCTVVLFIFGIVAIFIPGNTVRLVYASLGALLFSVYLVFDVQLMMGGKHKYSISPEEYIFAALNLYVDIVNIFMFILSIIGNSRN; encoded by the exons ATGGCCAATTATGGTTGGAAATTAAATGATGGTAACAGAAATTTTGCTTATCCGTTTCTTG GCGCTAATCCACCACCTTATAATCCTCACCAGCAGCAACAATATCCAGTGCAAGCAGCTTTTCCTGCTCAAGGAATTCCCCCTATCCCTGTTCCAAGGATTCCTACTAACATGAGTGACTACAACAGTTTTGGTGAAGACGAAAGAGGAGGCTCCTCTTTCAGTTTTTCTGATGCTTCTATCAGAAAAGGATTTATCAG GAAGGTGTTTGCAATTCTTATGTGTCAACTTCTTGTTTCCCTTGGCTTTATCTCATTGTTTGTATACAATGAAGGAGTGAGACAGTGGACGTTAAGGAATTCATACTTAGTTTGGGTAGCCTTTGCGATAGTCATGGTGACCATGCTTACTTTGGCTTGCTGTGACGGAATGAGGAGAAAGTTTCCCTGGAATTTCATCCTACTTGGATTGTTCACTGTGGCTGAAAGCTTCATGCTTGGTACCGTTAGTGCTACTTATAAG gctgatGAAGTGGTTCTTGCTGTCGGAATATGTGCCGCCGTTTGCTTAGCCCTGACAATCTTTGCAATGCAAACAAAAGTGGACTTCACGGCACTTGGTGGAATTCTCCTCTGCTGCACCGTAGTTCTTTTCATTTTCGGCATTGTTGCTATCTTCATCCCTGGCAACACTGTTCGCTTGGTTTACGCTTCACTTGGGGCGTTACTTTTTTCGGTTTACCTTGTTTTTGATGTTCAGTTAATGATGGGAggaaaacataaatattcaaTCTCGCCGGAAGAATACATTTTTGCCGCTTTGAATCTCTATGTTGACATCGTGAATATTTTCATGTTCATTCTTTCTATTATTGGTAATTCGAGGAATTag
- the LOC136032988 gene encoding protein lifeguard 1-like isoform X1 encodes MVKNEDISVIYHDGLSKAKVAPGANPPPYNPHQQQQYPVQAAFPAQGIPPIPVPRIPTNMSDYNSFGEDERGGSSFSFSDASIRKGFIRKVFAILMCQLLVSLGFISLFVYNEGVRQWTLRNSYLVWVAFAIVMVTMLTLACCDGMRRKFPWNFILLGLFTVAESFMLGTVSATYKADEVVLAVGICAAVCLALTIFAMQTKVDFTALGGILLCCTVVLFIFGIVAIFIPGNTVRLVYASLGALLFSVYLVFDVQLMMGGKHKYSISPEEYIFAALNLYVDIVNIFMFILSIIGNSRN; translated from the exons atggTGAAAAACGAAGATATATCTGTTATATATCATGATGGGCTTAGTAAAGCTAAAGTTGCCCCTG GCGCTAATCCACCACCTTATAATCCTCACCAGCAGCAACAATATCCAGTGCAAGCAGCTTTTCCTGCTCAAGGAATTCCCCCTATCCCTGTTCCAAGGATTCCTACTAACATGAGTGACTACAACAGTTTTGGTGAAGACGAAAGAGGAGGCTCCTCTTTCAGTTTTTCTGATGCTTCTATCAGAAAAGGATTTATCAG GAAGGTGTTTGCAATTCTTATGTGTCAACTTCTTGTTTCCCTTGGCTTTATCTCATTGTTTGTATACAATGAAGGAGTGAGACAGTGGACGTTAAGGAATTCATACTTAGTTTGGGTAGCCTTTGCGATAGTCATGGTGACCATGCTTACTTTGGCTTGCTGTGACGGAATGAGGAGAAAGTTTCCCTGGAATTTCATCCTACTTGGATTGTTCACTGTGGCTGAAAGCTTCATGCTTGGTACCGTTAGTGCTACTTATAAG gctgatGAAGTGGTTCTTGCTGTCGGAATATGTGCCGCCGTTTGCTTAGCCCTGACAATCTTTGCAATGCAAACAAAAGTGGACTTCACGGCACTTGGTGGAATTCTCCTCTGCTGCACCGTAGTTCTTTTCATTTTCGGCATTGTTGCTATCTTCATCCCTGGCAACACTGTTCGCTTGGTTTACGCTTCACTTGGGGCGTTACTTTTTTCGGTTTACCTTGTTTTTGATGTTCAGTTAATGATGGGAggaaaacataaatattcaaTCTCGCCGGAAGAATACATTTTTGCCGCTTTGAATCTCTATGTTGACATCGTGAATATTTTCATGTTCATTCTTTCTATTATTGGTAATTCGAGGAATTag